A segment of the Streptomyces sp. ITFR-21 genome:
GGACAAGACCTACTTGGTGCTCAAGGTCGCTCAGGGCGACTTGACGGTACGCGTGCCCGCGGACAACGCGGAGTTCGTCGGCGTACGCGACGTGGTCGGTCAGGAGGGTCTGGACCGGGTCTTCGAGGTGCTGCGCGCGCCGTACACCGAGGAGCCCACCAACTGGTCCCGCCGATACAAGGCAAATCTGGAGAAGCTCGCCTCCGGTGACGTCATCAAGGTCGCGGAGGTCGTGCGCGACCTGTGGCGGCGGGAGCGCGAGCGCGGCCTGTCGGCCGGCGAGAAGCGCATGCTCGCCAAGGCCCGGCAGATCCTGGTCAGCGAGTTGGCTTTGGCGGAGAACACCAACGAGGACAAGGCCGAGGCGTTGCTCGACGAGGTCCTCGCGTCGTAAGACCGTCCCCTTTCGGACGCTCTCGTGTCGCGACGACAAACGGCTCAACATCTTGCGCCGATGTGACGTACCCGACTTACGAAGACGCACACCCCCCGGCCGGCTCCGGGGGAACGTGCCGCGGCACCCGGTTGAGCGCCATGACCGGGTGCTGCGGCATGCTTGGCCCAAAGCCACGCACCGCGAGGTGCCGGCCCGCGGCGACCCCGGACGGACAGGGGTCAGCCGGTGGGAGCTCCCCCGGACTTCACGGAAGGGGTCCGGAGGAACGCCGTGCCCGGCACCTTGAATGCGATACCCAACTCACACGAGGAAACAAACCTGCGT
Coding sequences within it:
- a CDS encoding CarD family transcriptional regulator, translated to MTFKVGDTVVYPHHGAALIEAIEIRQIKGVDKTYLVLKVAQGDLTVRVPADNAEFVGVRDVVGQEGLDRVFEVLRAPYTEEPTNWSRRYKANLEKLASGDVIKVAEVVRDLWRRERERGLSAGEKRMLAKARQILVSELALAENTNEDKAEALLDEVLAS